The Microbacterium sp. W4I20 genome segment CCGGGGGCACGACCGTGTCGGCGGCATCGAGCACCTCGTCGATCGAGGTCGCCACGATCGACGAGGAGCAGAGGGCGGCCGCCCACATCTCGCCGTATATGCCGTTGCGGGTATGGCTCAGGCGCGCGTCTGTCCAGGCGGAGGCCGCGGCGGCTCGCACGTCGCCCGGGTGGGCCCAGCCGTGCACGTCGGCGCGGATCAGAGCACCGATCCATTCCCGGAACGGATTGAGGTGCGTGGCGGTCTCGGGCACCGGCCGCGCGTCGAGGATGTTCCGGTACGCCGCGCGCTCCGCGGTGAAGACTCGACCCGCCGGGAGCGCCCCCAGCCAGGCCTGAGCGACATCATCGGTGGTCAGGTCCGCGCCGTGCGTCTCGAGGAGGTCGAGCGCGAGGATCGGGAAGTTCAGGTCGTCGTCTTCCGGCATCCCGTCGATGTTCTCAAGCAGGGAGGTCGGCGCCGACCGGCGGTTCCAGGGCCAGCGCTCGTTCACTTCGGCGGGCAGGCCGACGGCGGTGAAGTATCGCTGGATCGGCCAGTTGCCGGTCGCGCGGGCGATCTCCTCGATGCCCTCGCGCGGGATCTTCTCGACCGGCTTGCCCAGCAGGCATCCGGCGGCCCGGCCGAGCCAGGCGCCGTGGATCCGATCGAGCCCCGCGGCCTGCCAAGCGTGTGCCTCCGGCGGAAGGAGAGCGACGATGTCGTCCCACTCGTCGGGTTCCTCGGCGCTCGGCACCTGCAGGACCGCGAGCTCGTCGAGCACGATCCTCGCCAGCGCACGCAGCTCCGGCGAGGCCGCGTCGGCGCTCGCACCGGAGGGGGCGAGCTGCGTCGAGCCCCCGGCATCCGCCCATCGCTGCTCGATCGGGGCGAGCGCGTCTTCCGCGACGCCCTGCTCGCGCAGGGCCGCGAACTCGGCGGGGACGAGGTCCTCCGGCTGTGCCCAGGTCAGTCTCACGCGGCGTCGTCCTGACCGAGCAGCCCGGCGAGGGCAGTTGCCCGCTGCGACGCGCGATCGGCGTCGACCCGGGCGATGTCCTGCACCACCTCGGTCATCGCGGTCACGACGCCGTCGAGGTCGAGCCTGCTGGCGGTCGTGACACCCGACACCCACTCGCTGGGCACAGCATCCGCACCGTGCAGACCCCCGCAGATCGCGCCGGCCATCGTCGCGATCGAGTCGGAGTCGCGGCCGTAGTTCACGGCGTCCAACACCGCGGCGCGCAGGTCGCCGTCTCGCCCGACGACGAAGCCGAGCGCGGCGGGAAGCTCTTCGATCGACTTGGTGCGCGAGGGCAGCCGGGCGTCCATCGCGGGAGCGCGGTACTGCTCGCCCACGGTGTCGAACGGCGCGACCGCGGCGCGCACCACGCGGGCCAGGTCGCGAGGGTCGTCCGATCCACCGGCGGCGGTGAACGCGTCGACCGCGTCGAACACCGCGCGGATGGCGGCGGCAGTCCCGTCGTGTGCCACGTCGAGCACAGCGTCGCGCACGTCGGCGACGGTCGCTCCGGGGGCAGCGGATGCCGCCACAGCCGCGGCGAACACGCCCGCCGCCTCGCGACCGTAGGACGACTGGTGCGCACCGGCGATGTCGATCGCCTCGGCGTAGGCGCCGCGCGGGTCGCCGATGTGCACAAGCCCGACAGGAGCCATGTACATGGTCGCGCCGCAGTTGACGATGTTGCCGACACCGGCCTCGCGGGGGTCGGCGTGGCCGTAGTGCAGCTTCGCCACGATCCACTTCTCGGCGAGGAACACGCGCTGCAGGATGAGGGCGTCGTCTTCCAGCTCGGGGATCCAGCGACGTTCGCCGATCATGAGCGGGACGAGGTCCGTGGCCACGTCGTACGCGTCGAGGTGCCGACGCCGCTTGGCGTACACCTCGATCAGCGCGTGCGTCATGAGGGTGTCGTCCGTGACGTGTCCGTCGCCCTTGTGGTACGGCGCGATCGGGCGCGCGGTCTTCCAGTCGGCGAGGAAGGGACCGACGATGCCCTCGACGCGACCGCCGTGGCGTTCTTCGATCTGCTCGGGCGTCCACCCCTCGGTCGCGCCTCCCAGCGCGTCTCCCACGGCGGCGCCGGCGAGCACCCCGGCCACTCGGTCCTGCAACACGAACATTCCCACTCCTTCTTGCCTTCTTGCCTTTGTCGGCCGCAGCCGGTTCGACGCGGAGAAGCGGGGGCGGATGGTCATCCGCCCCCGCTCACGTGATCAGCCGGCGATGTCCGCCCAGCCGTCGGTCAGCTGCTTCGCGAGCTGCTCGCTGGTGATCTGGTCGGCCAGGTACTGCTGGAAGGCCGGCGTCGCGATGGTGTCCTTCCACTCGGTGTACTTCTCCACCTTGAGGAAGGGCGGTCCGACGAGCCCTTCGCCGGAGGCCAGCACCTGGGTCCAGGCCGGGTTGTCGGCCGCGAGCTTCTCGACCTCGGTGCGAGCCGACTCGGACGACGGGATCAGGGCGTCGGCGTAGGCGACAGCCGCGAGGTTGTCGGCGCTCATGAAGAAGTTGAGGAAGTCGGCCGACTCCTCGACGTACTCGGAGTCGATGTTGACCGAGTAGGTCTGCGGGTTGGCGGCCTGGACGGCACCCTCCGAGCCCTCGAGCGGCGGCAGGGCCACCCAGTTGAACCCGTCGGGGGCGTCGTTCGCGATGTTCGTCGCCTGGAACGAGCCCTGCACGGTCATCGCGACCTTGCCGCCGTAGAACGACGCGAGCACATCCGACCCCGACTGGGTGAGGGAGGTGGGCTCGATCGACTTGTCGGTGTAGGCCATCTCGTGGATGCGCTCAGGAACCGCGAGCTCGTTCTCGCCGACCTCGATGGTCGCGTCGGCGCCCGACCCGTCGAAGTACCCGCCGTCGAAGCCCAGCCCGAGGCTCATCATCGTCGCGGTCGGCGAGGCAAGGCCCCAGCCGAGTCCGTATGTGCCGCCCGTGGTGGTCGCCTTGGCGATCTCCTGCAGCTCGTCCCAGGTCATGGTGTCGCCGGTCGGAACCTCGACCCCGGCGGCCTCGAGCAGGTCGGCGTTGGCGAACGCCATGTACGACTGCAGCGTCGACGGGTAGGCGATGATCTGGTCATCCTGCGTGACCGACTCCCAGATGCCCTCCGAGATGTCCGACTTGAGCTCGTCGTCGATGAGGTCGGTCAGATCGGCGAGGTAGCCGTCGGTCCCGAACGAGACGATCGAGCTGGCCTCGAAGTGGATGATGTCGGGTGCCGTGCCGCCCGTGAACTGCGTGATCAGCTTGTCGAATGCGCCATCCCATCCGGCCTGGACGATCTCGACCTGGACGTCGGGGTTGTCGGTGTTCCACTCGTCGACGATGGCCTTCACGGCCTCCTGCGTCGCCGGCTGGTCGGAGAGCGACTGGAACTGGAGCGTGACCGCGCCGTCTTCGCTCTCGCCTCCGTTGTTCGCGCTCCCCTGCGTGCAGCCCGCCAGGGAGAGGATGGCGACGCTCGCGAGTGCGATGGCGCCGATGCCTCGATTGCTCTTCATGGTGCTCGCCTTTCTGATTCTGTGATTACTCGTGGTGAGGTTGTGATGATGTCTGCCGGCTGTGCCTGGTTCAGCCCTTGACGGCACCGGCGAGCATGCCGCCGGTGAGCTTCTTCTGCAGGATGCTGAAGATGATGAGCGACGGGATGGTCGCGAGGATCGCGCCGGCGGCCAGCGGCCCGAGCTGGGTCTGGCCCTCAGCGCCCAGGAACGAGCGCAGCGCGATCGGGAGCGTGTAGAGCTCGGGGCTCTGCAGCAGCACCAGAGCGAGGAAGAACTCGTTCCACGCCGAGACGAAGGTGAACATCGCGGTCGCCACGAGTCCCGGTGCGAGCAGCGGGAGGATGATCGTCCGCAGGATCGTGATCCGCGTGGCGCCGTCCATCTCGCCGGCCTCCTCCAGCTCGGCCGGAATCGCCGCGACGTAGCCCTGCAGCATCCACAGCGTGAACGGCAGCGTGAAGGTGACGTAGACGAGGATCAGGCCGAACAGGGTGTCGTTCAGATTGATCGAACGCAGCACCAGGAACAGCGGGATGATGATCAGGATCGAGGGGAAGACCTGGCTCGTGAGGATCCAGATGGTGCCCGTCGCCCGGAGCTTGCCCTTGAGTCGTGCGAGCGCGTAGGCCATCGGCATCGACAGCAGCACTGTGATCACCATCGTCGCGATGGACACGAGGAGCGAGTTGCCCGCGGCCGTGATGAGGTTCTGTCGTTCGAGCGCCGAGGTGTAGTTGCTGAAGTCCCACTCGGCGGGAATCAGGTTCACGGCGAGGGAGTTCAGCTCGCTCGTCGACTTGAACGACGCGGACAGGAGCCAGAGCAGCGGGAAGCCGAGGAAGAGCAGGAACGCGGCGAGTGCCACGTACATCAGGACGGTTCCCCACCAGGGGCGCTTCGAGGTCATGCGCGTGCCCCCTTGTTCTGGCGGAACTGGTTGATCAGGTAGAGCGACAGGATCAGCATGATCGCGACCACCAGCACGTCGCCCATCGCCGACGCGTAGCCGATCTCGCGGTTGCGGAAGGCTTCGAGGTAGGTGAACAGCGGCGGGATCATCGTCTTTCCGCCGGGGCCACCCTCGGTGAGCACGTAGATGAGCCCGAACGAGTTGAATTGCCAGATGAAGTCGAGGGCCGTGACGGCGAAGATCACGGGACGGAGCGCCGGGAGCGTGATGTGCCAGAACCGTCGGAATGCACCCGCACCGTCGACGGCCGCGGCCTCGTGCTGCTCGGCCGAGATGGACTGCATGCCGGCGAGCAGCAGCACGGTGGTCTGCGGGATGCCGGCCCAGACGCCGACGACGATCACGGCGGGAAGCGCGGTCGAGAAGTCGCCGAGCCAGTTGACGCCGGGGATTCCCACCGCCTCGAGCGTGCCGTTCAGGGGCCCGGAGTTGGGGTTGTAGATCATCCGCCAGACGATGGCGATGACCACCGGCGGCATCGCCCACGGGATCAGCGCGAGCACGCGGGTGAGGCCCTTCAGCCGCAGATCGCTGTTCAGCAGCAGGGCGAGCCCCATGGCGCATACCAGCGTCAGCAGGGCGACGCTTCCTGCCCAGACGATGCCGATGCCGAACGAGCCCCAGAACCGCTGGTCGCCGAACAGTTCGATGAAGTTGCCGAAGCCGATGAAGTCGATCTCGGCGTTGCGCTTGAGCGTGGCGTTCGTGAAGCCGAGTGCCACACCGCTGAGGAGCGGGATGAGGGAGAAGACGATGATCGGCAGCAGCGCCGGCACGACGAGGACGATGGCCTCTTTGCGTTGCGCGCGCGCGCGATGGCCGAGCTTCTTCGTCTTCGGAGCGGTCGTGCCCGCGTCGGGCCTGGTGGCGGTCGTGCTCATCCGGCTGCCCTCTCTTCATCGAGGTCGGGGTCTCCGGCGCCGCCGTCGAGGGTGGCGATCCGGCCATGGTCGTGTGCCCGCGACGACGAACCGCGGACGACCAGCGACGGCGCCACCGTGACGGTATGCGCCGGGCGGGAGGGTTCGCTGATCCGGGCGAGCAGGAGGTCGGCGGCCACGCGGCCGCGCTCCTCGGCACCGAGGTCGACGCTCGTCAGCCCGGGGCGGAGGACGCCGGCGAGCTCGGTGTTGTCGACGCCGGTGATCGCGATGTCGTCCGGGACGGTCAGCCCCAGGTCTTCGGCGGCTCGGAGTGCACCGATGCCGATCAGGTCGTTGGCGGCGACGATGGCGTCGGGGCGACGGTCGTGCTGGAGGGCTTCGAGTGCCGCGGCGTATCCCGCCGCGATGGTGAAGTCCGCGGCATCCACGCTGCGAGTGGCGACGGACGGATGGGCGGCGACTGCGGCGGCGAAGCCGTCCCGACGGTACATACCGGGAGTGGTGTCGGCCGGACCGTTCACGAAGGCGATGTCGCGACGGCCCTCGGCGACGAGGTGGTCGACGATGAGCCGCATGGCGGTGAGCGAGTCGGCGCGCACGTTGTCGAGGGCTGCGCCGTCGGGAAGTCGGCCGAGCACGACGACCGGTACCGGGCTGGCGGCGAGCGCGGCGAGCAGTTCGTCCGTCACACGGAGCGGAGAGAGGATCATTCCGTCGACGTAGCCGCGCCCCAGATCGCGAACCACGTCGACGGAGGAGGACGAGGTGCCCGTCGACGAGAGCACCAGGCGGTAGCCCGACGACGAGACGACGCGCTCGATGACGCTCATCATCTCGACGTACACCGGGTTGCCGATGTCGGCGACCGCGTAGGCGAGCTGGTCGGTGCGTCCGCGCTTGAGCGACTGGGCCGTGGCATCCGCGATGTACCCGAGTGCGGCGGCCGCGTCGCGCACCTTCGCGATCGTCTCGGCGCTCGCGATCTGCCCGTTCAGGGCGCGGGAGGCGGAGGCGATGGAGACGCCCGCATGGGCGGCGACCTGCGTGATGGTGACTCGTGCCACGCGTCTCTCCCTCGAGTACTGTAAACGTTTCCAACGATCTACAGAACCATCCCACCGAGACGCTTTCCTGTCAAGTCTCCGGAGCGAGATCGAGGTGCGAAATACCGGCGGTCTTGCCGCCGACGCCTCGCCGTGAAAGGCTTCCGCTCGTGACCATCTGACTGCGATCCCCCTCCTCCCCACGTCGTGGGTGAGTCGAACGATCCTGCGAACAGAAGGTTTCACCATGTCATCTCCCGAATACTCCGGCACGCAGCCGGCTTTCACCCTCTCCGCGCTCACCGTGCCGGAGAGCATCCATTCCCCCGACGCCGCGGACTTCATCGGCATGGCGGTGGTCCGCAACACGGTCGAGGCCGAGCAGCGCGGAGCCTCGACCGAGGTGTTCACGGCCGAGGAGCTGCTACCGACCTGGAAGGACGAGAACACGCCCCTGGTGGGCTTCGTCGCAAAGGTCGGCGGCCGCGTCGTCGCGCGCGGCAATGTCGCGCTGCCGGTCGGTGCCGGCGAGTGCTGGGCCGCCGTCTCGGTTCTACCCGAGTACCGGAACCGCGGCATCGGCTCCGCCCTCTACGAGCGACTCGAGCAGGTGGCGCGCTCAGAGGGCAGGATGACGGTGCAGAACCAGACGAGCTTCGCCGCGGACGCGCTGTCGGGGGCGACTCACGCCGCTCCTACCGGCTTCGGCGCGGTCCCGGCCGAACTGACGTCGACGCGCTTCCTCCACGGACACGGCTTCTCGCTCGAGCAGGTCGGTCGGCTGAGCGGTCTGTCGCTGCCCGTCGATCCGCAGGCTTTCTCCGCGCTTCTTGCCGACGCAGAGGCGGCGGCGGACGGCTACCGCACGGTCAGCTGGCAGGGACGGACGCCGGAGGACTGGCTTCAGGGCATCGCGCTCGTGCGCACCCGCATGAGCACGGATGCCCCGAATGCCGGCATCGAGCAGACCGAAGACGTCTGGACGGCCGATCGTGTGCGCGCGATGGATGACCGATGGGAGTCGAGTCCGCGCACCCGCCTCACCACGATCGCCGTCGATGACGGCACCGGGCAGATCGCCGGGTTCACCGAGCTCGATGTGCCACCGGAGCCGCACCGCCCGGTCGAGCAGATCGACACCCTGGTGCTGCGGGATCACCGCGGCCACCGCCTCGGAATGCTGATGAAGCTCACCAACATCCGGGAACTCGGCGACAGGTTCCCCGACCACGTGCTCATCGAGACGATGAACGCCGAGGAGAACCGGCACATGCTCGACGTGAACGAGGCCGTCGGGTTCGTGCCCCTGTCGTACGCCGCGCGGTGGAAGAAGGTGATCGGGCGGGAGTGAGACCGAGAGCCCGATCCGACGAGAAACACGGCGACGACCGGTACCGTCATAACCATGGACGCGATCGATGTCATCGGCAACATCGCCGAGATCATCTCGTGGATCGGGCTCGGTCTCGGCATCCCTCTGCTGCTCGTGGTGCTCATCGGCCGAGCTCACGACGGCCGGTGGATGCCGATGGATGTGGTCTTCGTGGTCGACGACACCGGTACACGCGCGCGCTGGTTCACCGCCGGCGACTTCTGGGAGCGGCCTCTCCGCGCACACGAGGCAGCGGACTGGAGCGGGCATGAGGAGGCGCCGGCATTCGTCAGCGAGCGACACCCGCAATCGATGCACTTCGAGCCGCGACGCCCCGGACTCCATGCGGTGCAGGTCCTCGGCATCACGCTCGGGAGCGTGGGAGCCGCGGGGCTGCTGCTGTCGATCGTGCTGCTGTTCGTTCGCTGATCCTTGGCGTGAGGCGGGTCGAGACCT includes the following:
- a CDS encoding ADP-ribosylglycohydrolase family protein, whose amino-acid sequence is MRLTWAQPEDLVPAEFAALREQGVAEDALAPIEQRWADAGGSTQLAPSGASADAASPELRALARIVLDELAVLQVPSAEEPDEWDDIVALLPPEAHAWQAAGLDRIHGAWLGRAAGCLLGKPVEKIPREGIEEIARATGNWPIQRYFTAVGLPAEVNERWPWNRRSAPTSLLENIDGMPEDDDLNFPILALDLLETHGADLTTDDVAQAWLGALPAGRVFTAERAAYRNILDARPVPETATHLNPFREWIGALIRADVHGWAHPGDVRAAAASAWTDARLSHTRNGIYGEMWAAALCSSSIVATSIDEVLDAADTVVPPASRLAAAVALGREVGRALAADSLTVDTALDRLHAAFPGMHWVHTLNNAALTACALQAYGDDFASAVALAVAGGWDTDSVGATVGSVVGGLLGSDGIGEAWTAPLQDRIATSMPGGSERSIRELAERTLRLSEVTS
- a CDS encoding ADP-ribosylglycohydrolase family protein yields the protein MFVLQDRVAGVLAGAAVGDALGGATEGWTPEQIEERHGGRVEGIVGPFLADWKTARPIAPYHKGDGHVTDDTLMTHALIEVYAKRRRHLDAYDVATDLVPLMIGERRWIPELEDDALILQRVFLAEKWIVAKLHYGHADPREAGVGNIVNCGATMYMAPVGLVHIGDPRGAYAEAIDIAGAHQSSYGREAAGVFAAAVAASAAPGATVADVRDAVLDVAHDGTAAAIRAVFDAVDAFTAAGGSDDPRDLARVVRAAVAPFDTVGEQYRAPAMDARLPSRTKSIEELPAALGFVVGRDGDLRAAVLDAVNYGRDSDSIATMAGAICGGLHGADAVPSEWVSGVTTASRLDLDGVVTAMTEVVQDIARVDADRASQRATALAGLLGQDDAA
- a CDS encoding ABC transporter substrate-binding protein — protein: MKSNRGIGAIALASVAILSLAGCTQGSANNGGESEDGAVTLQFQSLSDQPATQEAVKAIVDEWNTDNPDVQVEIVQAGWDGAFDKLITQFTGGTAPDIIHFEASSIVSFGTDGYLADLTDLIDDELKSDISEGIWESVTQDDQIIAYPSTLQSYMAFANADLLEAAGVEVPTGDTMTWDELQEIAKATTTGGTYGLGWGLASPTATMMSLGLGFDGGYFDGSGADATIEVGENELAVPERIHEMAYTDKSIEPTSLTQSGSDVLASFYGGKVAMTVQGSFQATNIANDAPDGFNWVALPPLEGSEGAVQAANPQTYSVNIDSEYVEESADFLNFFMSADNLAAVAYADALIPSSESARTEVEKLAADNPAWTQVLASGEGLVGPPFLKVEKYTEWKDTIATPAFQQYLADQITSEQLAKQLTDGWADIAG
- a CDS encoding carbohydrate ABC transporter permease, whose protein sequence is MTSKRPWWGTVLMYVALAAFLLFLGFPLLWLLSASFKSTSELNSLAVNLIPAEWDFSNYTSALERQNLITAAGNSLLVSIATMVITVLLSMPMAYALARLKGKLRATGTIWILTSQVFPSILIIIPLFLVLRSINLNDTLFGLILVYVTFTLPFTLWMLQGYVAAIPAELEEAGEMDGATRITILRTIILPLLAPGLVATAMFTFVSAWNEFFLALVLLQSPELYTLPIALRSFLGAEGQTQLGPLAAGAILATIPSLIIFSILQKKLTGGMLAGAVKG
- a CDS encoding carbohydrate ABC transporter permease, producing MSTTATRPDAGTTAPKTKKLGHRARAQRKEAIVLVVPALLPIIVFSLIPLLSGVALGFTNATLKRNAEIDFIGFGNFIELFGDQRFWGSFGIGIVWAGSVALLTLVCAMGLALLLNSDLRLKGLTRVLALIPWAMPPVVIAIVWRMIYNPNSGPLNGTLEAVGIPGVNWLGDFSTALPAVIVVGVWAGIPQTTVLLLAGMQSISAEQHEAAAVDGAGAFRRFWHITLPALRPVIFAVTALDFIWQFNSFGLIYVLTEGGPGGKTMIPPLFTYLEAFRNREIGYASAMGDVLVVAIMLILSLYLINQFRQNKGARA
- a CDS encoding LacI family DNA-binding transcriptional regulator, which gives rise to MARVTITQVAAHAGVSIASASRALNGQIASAETIAKVRDAAAALGYIADATAQSLKRGRTDQLAYAVADIGNPVYVEMMSVIERVVSSSGYRLVLSSTGTSSSSVDVVRDLGRGYVDGMILSPLRVTDELLAALAASPVPVVVLGRLPDGAALDNVRADSLTAMRLIVDHLVAEGRRDIAFVNGPADTTPGMYRRDGFAAAVAAHPSVATRSVDAADFTIAAGYAAALEALQHDRRPDAIVAANDLIGIGALRAAEDLGLTVPDDIAITGVDNTELAGVLRPGLTSVDLGAEERGRVAADLLLARISEPSRPAHTVTVAPSLVVRGSSSRAHDHGRIATLDGGAGDPDLDEERAAG
- a CDS encoding GNAT family N-acetyltransferase produces the protein MSSPEYSGTQPAFTLSALTVPESIHSPDAADFIGMAVVRNTVEAEQRGASTEVFTAEELLPTWKDENTPLVGFVAKVGGRVVARGNVALPVGAGECWAAVSVLPEYRNRGIGSALYERLEQVARSEGRMTVQNQTSFAADALSGATHAAPTGFGAVPAELTSTRFLHGHGFSLEQVGRLSGLSLPVDPQAFSALLADAEAAADGYRTVSWQGRTPEDWLQGIALVRTRMSTDAPNAGIEQTEDVWTADRVRAMDDRWESSPRTRLTTIAVDDGTGQIAGFTELDVPPEPHRPVEQIDTLVLRDHRGHRLGMLMKLTNIRELGDRFPDHVLIETMNAEENRHMLDVNEAVGFVPLSYAARWKKVIGRE